One genomic segment of Hymenobacter psoromatis includes these proteins:
- a CDS encoding glycoside hydrolase family 3 C-terminal domain-containing protein has product MPYPFSRFATVLGTALCCAAVSPALAQTKSTKPMKTAAGANRQALLTTHDAQVNALLQQMTLEEKVHMLHANSAFAAGGIPRLGIPEIMTSDGPHGVRPEQGRDWRGVKDAQDAGTYMPTNNALASTWNRSLGYTAGTVLGSEANARGKDIILGPGINIIRAPLNGRNFEYFSEDPYLVTQMVTGYIQGVQSQGVSACVKHYALNNQETHRDDIDVEVSERALREIYLPGFKAAVEQGGVYSLMGSYNKFRGTYATENPYLMNTILKGEWGFKGLVISDWGSVHNTNEALRNGTDLEMGTDLVLMSQGVDQSAVASGVTGQPDLVNGSKKSLYDRFFLANPLLDDLKKDPSLVPMVDEKVRRILRVMYATHQLGDTKRQPGAYNTKEHQATALKVAEEGIVLLKNEGSLLPLQKAVKTVAVIGANAERPNAMGGGSGQVKAKYEISALQGIKDELGSGVSVTYAPGYTIARDQKADPALIAAAVAAAKAADQVIFVGGSIHGYDYGKWSDNAYDAEGTDKPDMKMPFGQDELVRAVLAANPKTVIVLLGGGPIDVAAWAGQAPAIVEAWYPGMEGGHALAHLLYGDVNPSGKLPITFPKQLEDAPAMKLGEYPSTPGNPLKQTYKDDIFVGYRYYDTYKVAPQFAFGHGLSYTTFDYGKLTVTPGKQSATVKLTVRNTGKMAGAEIVQLYVHDVKSSVKRPDKELKGFEKIMLNPGESKTVTMQLPAEAFQYYDEAKKQWVLEPGQFEVLVGSASDDIRQKGSLTL; this is encoded by the coding sequence ATGCCCTACCCCTTTTCCCGCTTCGCTACCGTGCTGGGCACGGCCCTGTGCTGCGCCGCCGTCAGCCCCGCCCTGGCCCAAACCAAATCGACCAAACCGATGAAAACTGCGGCCGGTGCCAACCGCCAAGCCCTGCTTACTACCCACGATGCGCAGGTGAATGCCCTGCTCCAGCAAATGACGCTGGAGGAAAAGGTGCATATGCTGCACGCCAACTCGGCCTTCGCGGCGGGCGGCATTCCCCGCCTGGGCATTCCGGAAATCATGACCTCGGACGGCCCTCACGGCGTGCGCCCCGAGCAGGGCCGCGACTGGCGCGGCGTGAAGGATGCCCAGGATGCGGGCACCTACATGCCCACCAACAACGCCCTGGCCTCGACCTGGAACCGCAGCCTGGGCTACACCGCCGGCACGGTGCTGGGTAGCGAGGCCAATGCGCGCGGCAAGGATATCATCCTGGGGCCGGGCATCAACATCATCCGCGCCCCGCTGAATGGACGCAACTTCGAGTATTTCAGCGAGGACCCTTACTTGGTGACGCAGATGGTGACGGGCTACATTCAAGGGGTGCAGAGCCAGGGCGTATCAGCCTGCGTGAAGCACTACGCCCTCAACAACCAGGAAACCCACCGCGACGACATCGACGTGGAGGTGAGCGAGCGGGCGCTGCGTGAAATCTACCTGCCGGGCTTCAAGGCGGCCGTGGAGCAGGGCGGCGTGTACTCGCTGATGGGCTCGTACAACAAGTTTCGGGGCACTTACGCTACGGAGAATCCGTACTTGATGAACACCATTCTGAAGGGCGAATGGGGCTTCAAGGGCCTGGTAATCAGTGACTGGGGTTCGGTGCATAATACCAATGAAGCGCTGCGCAATGGCACTGACCTGGAGATGGGTACCGACCTGGTGCTGATGAGCCAGGGCGTGGACCAGAGCGCCGTGGCCTCGGGCGTGACCGGCCAGCCCGACCTAGTGAACGGCAGCAAAAAGAGCCTCTACGACCGCTTTTTCCTGGCTAACCCGCTGCTCGACGACCTGAAAAAAGACCCGAGCCTGGTGCCGATGGTGGACGAGAAAGTGCGGCGCATTTTGCGCGTCATGTACGCCACCCACCAGCTCGGCGACACCAAGCGCCAGCCCGGCGCTTACAATACCAAGGAGCACCAGGCTACCGCCCTGAAGGTAGCCGAGGAGGGCATTGTGCTGCTCAAAAACGAAGGTAGCCTCCTACCCCTCCAAAAGGCGGTGAAGACCGTAGCCGTGATTGGGGCCAACGCCGAGCGCCCGAACGCGATGGGCGGCGGCAGCGGGCAGGTGAAGGCCAAGTATGAGATTAGCGCTTTGCAAGGCATTAAGGATGAGCTAGGTAGCGGCGTGAGCGTAACCTACGCGCCGGGCTACACCATTGCCCGCGACCAGAAGGCTGACCCGGCCCTCATTGCGGCCGCCGTGGCCGCCGCCAAGGCCGCCGACCAGGTTATTTTCGTGGGCGGCTCCATCCACGGCTACGACTACGGCAAGTGGAGCGACAACGCCTACGACGCCGAGGGCACCGACAAGCCCGATATGAAGATGCCCTTCGGCCAGGATGAGCTGGTGCGGGCCGTGCTGGCCGCCAACCCCAAAACCGTGATAGTGCTGCTGGGCGGCGGGCCGATTGACGTGGCCGCCTGGGCCGGCCAGGCCCCGGCCATTGTGGAAGCCTGGTACCCCGGCATGGAGGGCGGCCACGCGCTGGCCCACCTGCTGTACGGCGACGTAAATCCCTCGGGCAAGTTGCCCATCACCTTCCCCAAGCAGCTCGAAGACGCGCCCGCCATGAAGCTGGGCGAGTACCCCAGCACCCCCGGCAACCCGCTGAAACAGACCTACAAGGACGATATTTTCGTGGGCTACCGCTACTACGACACGTATAAAGTGGCCCCGCAGTTTGCCTTCGGCCACGGCCTCAGCTACACCACCTTCGACTATGGCAAGCTGACCGTGACGCCCGGCAAGCAGAGCGCCACCGTGAAGCTGACCGTGCGCAACACCGGCAAAATGGCCGGTGCCGAGATAGTGCAGCTGTACGTGCACGACGTGAAATCCAGCGTGAAGCGCCCCGATAAGGAGCTGAAAGGCTTTGAGAAAATCATGCTGAACCCCGGCGAAAGTAAGACTGTGACTATGCAGCTGCCCGCCGAGGCTTTTCAATATTACGACGAGGCCAAAAAGCAGTGGGTGCTGGAGCCCGGCCAGTTTGAGGTGCTCGTCGGCAGCGCCTCGGATGATATCCGCCAAAAGGGTAGCCTGACGCTGTAG
- a CDS encoding glycoside hydrolase family 30 protein, whose protein sequence is MKTFRILALVAALGVGLRSAQAQTRAEWVATTATAGWVAQPAPNVTASAGPADAEIVLTQPLQVIQGFGACFNELGWTSLSALPPADRAKVLRELFAPGVGANFTICRMPIGANDFSRDWYSYDETPDDFAMTHFNIANDEQTLIPFIKQARQYNPKLALWASPWSPPTWMKYNHHYAAAAVRPEQRQAFPLAENGLPADRQGQEGHNLFIQEDKYFAAYALYFAKFIEAYKQQGIPVGMVMPQNEFNSAQIFPSCPWTAAGLARFVGYLGPQMRQHQTRIFFGTMERANEALVDTVLRDPRSAPFIEGVGFQWAGKGAIAGIHQRYPALTLYQSEQECGDGKNDWKYCEYTWTLLKHYIGSGANAYMYWNISLKKGGISRWGWSQNSLVTVDEAAHTYHYNHEYYLLKHLSHYVQPGARRLATTGAFTNLLAFQNPDKSVVLVAQNDHDTDQAVRFRVGGRTVAPVLRAHSFNTLLLK, encoded by the coding sequence ATGAAAACCTTTCGTATTTTGGCATTGGTCGCCGCGCTGGGGGTAGGGCTACGTAGCGCTCAGGCACAAACCCGCGCCGAGTGGGTAGCCACCACGGCCACCGCTGGGTGGGTAGCCCAGCCCGCCCCCAACGTGACCGCCAGCGCTGGCCCGGCCGATGCCGAAATTGTGCTCACGCAGCCGCTGCAAGTCATCCAGGGCTTCGGGGCATGCTTTAATGAGCTGGGCTGGACGTCGCTGAGCGCCCTACCCCCCGCCGACCGGGCGAAGGTGTTGCGCGAGCTGTTTGCACCGGGCGTGGGGGCTAATTTCACTATTTGCCGGATGCCGATTGGGGCCAATGACTTCTCGCGCGACTGGTATTCGTATGATGAGACGCCCGACGACTTTGCCATGACGCACTTCAACATTGCCAATGATGAGCAGACGCTGATACCGTTCATCAAGCAGGCCCGGCAGTATAATCCGAAGCTGGCGCTGTGGGCCTCGCCCTGGAGCCCGCCCACCTGGATGAAGTACAACCACCACTACGCCGCCGCGGCCGTGCGGCCCGAGCAGCGCCAGGCGTTCCCGCTGGCTGAAAACGGCCTGCCGGCAGACCGCCAGGGCCAGGAGGGCCACAACCTGTTCATTCAGGAAGACAAGTACTTCGCGGCCTACGCTTTGTACTTCGCCAAATTTATTGAAGCGTATAAGCAGCAAGGCATTCCGGTGGGCATGGTGATGCCGCAGAACGAGTTCAATTCGGCGCAGATATTTCCGAGCTGCCCCTGGACGGCTGCCGGGCTGGCGCGCTTCGTGGGCTACCTGGGCCCGCAGATGCGGCAGCACCAGACGCGCATTTTTTTCGGCACGATGGAGCGGGCCAACGAGGCGCTGGTGGACACCGTGCTGCGCGACCCGCGCAGTGCGCCCTTTATCGAGGGGGTAGGGTTTCAGTGGGCCGGCAAGGGCGCGATTGCGGGCATTCACCAGCGCTACCCGGCCCTCACGCTCTACCAGAGTGAGCAGGAATGCGGCGACGGTAAGAACGACTGGAAATACTGCGAATACACTTGGACGCTGCTGAAACACTACATTGGTAGCGGCGCTAACGCGTATATGTACTGGAATATCTCGCTGAAAAAAGGTGGTATCAGCCGCTGGGGCTGGAGCCAGAACTCGCTGGTGACCGTGGACGAGGCCGCCCACACCTATCACTACAATCATGAGTATTACCTCCTGAAACACCTGAGCCACTACGTGCAGCCCGGCGCGCGGCGGCTGGCTACCACCGGCGCGTTTACCAACCTGCTGGCCTTCCAGAACCCCGATAAAAGCGTGGTGCTGGTGGCTCAGAACGACCACGACACCGACCAGGCCGTGCGCTTTCGGGTGGGCGGCCGCACGGTAGCGCCGGTGCTGCGGGCACATTCGTTTAATACGCTGCTTTTGAAGTAA
- a CDS encoding TIM-barrel domain-containing protein — MPFPLRLPPLLLLSLAALPAAAQQAPRIEKTADGVVLHLAPRNDQETRTLRLTVVSDHIIHVQASPLDTLSTTKSLMVVPQTGPAVHWQYREKKGVGMLTTPTLTATVALATGAVSFADAQGRPILQERAGGGKVFRPVVADGQPLYEVTQVFESPADEGLYGLGQHQNGVMNYRGQPVELAQNNTDVAVPFLLSSRNYGILWDNYSITKASDTRDYEPLSTLKLYSKEGTPSWLTATYASKKNPGQVLTQRPESVISYEYLEDQKNFPAGLKLGDVRASWEGSVASGTTGLHHFLLKNAGYAKLYIDGKEVVNKWRQAWNPGTSVVPVLMEKGRKYTIKLEWDPDGSESYLGLKWLSPLVGQAAQEYGFRSEAGADLNYYFVQGQSADEVIAGYRQLTGAAPVSPRWSMGLWQSRERYKTQTELLDVAAEFRKRQIPVDNIVLDWSYWKPAEWGSQEFDPSRFSDPDAMIKTLHEQDHLHFMISVWAKIYEGTSVYRDFKAKGYVYPRNIADGTKDWIAPGYTSTFYDPFNPQARQAFWNLMNTKLFTKGVDAWWMDASEPDIYSNTNVTTRKGLMAPAIGSSTQYFNAFPLQNAKGIYEGQRGTAPDQRVFLLTRSGYAGSQRYAAAIWSGDIGARWEDFKNQIPAGLNFSMSGIPYWTSDIGGFAVERRYEHPNATDQAEWRELQARWYQFGAFCPLFRVHGQFPFREIYNIAPAGHPAYESMLYYDKLRYRLMPYIYSLAGQVHFQSVTIMRGLVMDFGSDPAVRNIADQYLFGPSLLVNPVTDYQARSRKVYLPAGTGWYDFYSGRHYPGGQTLTADAPLERLPLYVRAGAIVPFGPDLQYAAEKPADPITLYVYTGQDGKFSLYEDENVNYNYEKGASATIPLSYVERSKTLTIGARQGSFPGMAASRTFNIVWVSPDRPTPVDFAKAPAQSVTYAGQALTVGLK, encoded by the coding sequence ATGCCCTTTCCCCTTCGCCTGCCCCCCCTTTTACTGCTAAGCCTAGCGGCTTTGCCGGCCGCTGCCCAGCAGGCCCCGCGCATCGAAAAAACCGCCGACGGCGTGGTGCTGCACCTGGCCCCACGCAACGACCAGGAAACGCGCACGCTGCGCCTCACGGTAGTTTCGGACCACATTATCCACGTGCAGGCTAGCCCGCTGGATACGCTTTCGACCACCAAAAGCCTGATGGTGGTGCCCCAGACCGGGCCGGCGGTCCACTGGCAATACCGCGAAAAGAAGGGGGTAGGAATGCTGACCACGCCCACCCTCACGGCCACCGTGGCGCTGGCCACAGGCGCGGTCAGCTTCGCCGATGCGCAGGGGCGGCCCATTTTGCAGGAGCGGGCGGGCGGCGGCAAAGTCTTCCGGCCCGTGGTGGCCGATGGGCAGCCGCTGTACGAGGTAACGCAGGTGTTCGAATCGCCCGCCGATGAGGGGCTTTATGGCCTGGGCCAGCACCAGAATGGCGTGATGAACTACCGCGGCCAGCCGGTGGAGCTGGCCCAGAACAACACCGACGTGGCGGTGCCGTTCCTGCTTTCGAGCCGGAATTACGGCATTTTGTGGGATAATTATTCCATTACTAAGGCCAGCGACACGCGCGACTACGAGCCGCTTTCTACGCTCAAATTGTACTCGAAGGAAGGCACGCCGAGCTGGCTCACAGCCACTTACGCGAGCAAGAAAAATCCGGGGCAAGTGCTGACGCAGCGGCCCGAGTCGGTGATAAGCTACGAGTACCTGGAAGACCAGAAGAATTTTCCGGCCGGCCTGAAGCTCGGCGATGTGCGGGCGAGCTGGGAGGGTAGCGTGGCGTCGGGCACGACGGGGCTGCACCATTTTTTGCTCAAGAATGCGGGCTACGCCAAGCTGTATATCGATGGCAAAGAGGTAGTTAATAAGTGGCGGCAAGCCTGGAATCCCGGTACGTCGGTGGTGCCGGTGCTGATGGAGAAGGGCCGCAAATACACTATTAAGCTGGAGTGGGACCCCGACGGCAGCGAGTCGTACCTGGGGCTGAAGTGGCTGAGCCCGCTGGTGGGCCAGGCCGCGCAGGAGTACGGCTTCCGCTCGGAGGCAGGCGCTGATTTGAACTACTATTTCGTGCAGGGGCAGTCGGCTGATGAGGTGATTGCCGGCTACCGGCAGCTGACGGGCGCGGCCCCGGTGAGCCCGCGCTGGTCGATGGGCCTGTGGCAGAGCCGGGAGCGCTACAAGACCCAGACGGAATTGCTGGATGTGGCCGCCGAATTTCGCAAGCGCCAGATTCCGGTCGATAATATCGTGCTGGACTGGTCGTATTGGAAGCCCGCCGAGTGGGGCAGCCAGGAATTCGACCCCAGCCGCTTCTCCGACCCCGACGCGATGATAAAGACCCTGCACGAGCAGGACCACCTGCACTTCATGATTTCGGTGTGGGCCAAGATTTACGAGGGCACTTCGGTGTACCGAGACTTCAAGGCCAAGGGCTACGTGTACCCCCGCAACATTGCCGATGGCACCAAGGACTGGATTGCGCCGGGCTACACGTCCACGTTTTACGACCCTTTCAACCCACAGGCGCGCCAGGCTTTTTGGAACCTGATGAATACCAAGCTCTTTACCAAGGGCGTGGATGCCTGGTGGATGGATGCCTCGGAGCCCGACATCTACTCAAACACCAACGTGACGACCCGCAAGGGCCTGATGGCGCCGGCCATTGGCTCCAGCACGCAGTATTTCAACGCGTTCCCGCTGCAAAATGCCAAGGGTATTTACGAAGGGCAGCGCGGCACTGCACCCGACCAGCGGGTGTTTTTGCTCACGCGCTCGGGCTACGCGGGGTCGCAGCGCTACGCGGCAGCCATTTGGAGCGGCGACATTGGCGCGCGCTGGGAGGACTTTAAGAACCAGATTCCGGCGGGGTTGAACTTCTCCATGTCGGGCATTCCGTACTGGACCAGCGACATCGGCGGCTTCGCGGTGGAGCGCCGCTACGAGCACCCGAACGCTACCGACCAGGCCGAATGGCGCGAATTGCAGGCCCGTTGGTACCAGTTTGGGGCCTTTTGCCCGCTGTTTCGGGTGCACGGGCAGTTTCCGTTCCGGGAGATTTACAACATCGCGCCCGCCGGCCACCCGGCCTACGAGAGCATGCTGTATTACGACAAGCTGCGCTACCGCTTGATGCCTTATATCTACTCGCTGGCCGGGCAGGTGCACTTCCAAAGCGTCACCATTATGCGCGGGCTGGTGATGGATTTTGGGAGTGACCCGGCCGTGCGCAACATCGCCGACCAGTACCTCTTTGGCCCCAGCCTGCTGGTGAACCCGGTGACCGATTACCAGGCGCGCAGCCGCAAGGTGTACCTGCCGGCCGGCACCGGCTGGTACGACTTTTACAGCGGTCGCCACTACCCCGGCGGCCAAACCCTGACCGCCGACGCGCCCCTGGAGCGCCTGCCGCTCTACGTGCGGGCGGGGGCCATCGTGCCCTTCGGCCCCGACTTGCAGTACGCCGCCGAGAAGCCCGCCGACCCCATCACGCTCTACGTGTATACGGGCCAGGACGGCAAATTCTCGCTCTATGAGGATGAGAACGTGAACTATAACTACGAGAAGGGCGCGTCGGCCACCATCCCGCTGAGCTACGTTGAGCGGAGCAAGACGCTGACCATCGGGGCGCGCCAGGGCTCGTTTCCGGGCATGGCGGCCAGCCGCACGTTTAATATCGTGTGGGTGAGCCCCGACCGCCCTACCCCCGTTGATTTTGCCAAAGCCCCGGCGCAAAGCGTGACGTATGCGGGCCAGGCGCTGACGGTGGGGCTGAAATAG
- a CDS encoding aromatic amino acid lyase, with protein sequence MPHLFFSQPFRLQTLREQLRSTEAVRISATTPMPAASEPPAPGALAYPAAHWLLAYACGTGPEVPPELVRRLLLLKAHNLSLAASPNSLLLKRLLDFYNRDVWPVIYEQGTPATPLAHLALPLLGLGEVNYQGYRLAAADVLGLFGWEPLALTLPEGQALLAGAEFALAYATEALERAELVLRADVAIAALSASAPAPGPTPASLAEAARVVEAACNAPESAAGLPGAFSQVAVALAAVGEASARRTGQLLAAPPTVGAMDFVGLVALPAVAASLAAASQRLAGLAEPHPTDVRWVAENTEQLLGLELLAAAQALDERRAASGEPVPAVVAALREVVTFVAHDRLLAPDLHRAARFVREYEWA encoded by the coding sequence GTGCCCCACCTTTTCTTTTCTCAGCCCTTCCGCCTGCAAACCCTGCGCGAGCAGCTCCGCAGCACTGAGGCGGTGCGTATCAGCGCTACCACGCCGATGCCCGCGGCGAGCGAGCCGCCAGCGCCGGGCGCGTTAGCCTACCCGGCTGCCCACTGGCTACTGGCCTACGCCTGCGGCACCGGCCCCGAAGTGCCGCCCGAGCTGGTGCGCCGCCTGCTGCTGCTCAAGGCCCACAACCTGAGCTTAGCGGCCTCCCCTAATTCGCTCCTTCTCAAGCGGCTGCTTGATTTTTATAACCGCGACGTGTGGCCGGTCATCTATGAGCAGGGCACGCCCGCAACGCCACTGGCGCACCTGGCCCTACCCCTGCTGGGGCTAGGCGAGGTCAACTACCAAGGCTACCGCCTGGCGGCGGCCGACGTGCTGGGCCTCTTCGGCTGGGAGCCGCTGGCGCTGACCCTGCCGGAAGGCCAAGCGCTGCTGGCGGGGGCTGAATTTGCGCTAGCCTACGCCACGGAGGCGCTGGAGCGCGCCGAGCTGGTGCTGCGCGCCGACGTGGCCATCGCGGCGCTAAGCGCTTCAGCGCCGGCACCAGGCCCTACCCCCGCCTCGCTGGCCGAAGCCGCCCGCGTGGTCGAAGCGGCCTGCAATGCGCCCGAGTCGGCCGCCGGCCTACCCGGCGCTTTCAGCCAGGTGGCTGTTGCGCTGGCCGCCGTGGGCGAGGCATCGGCGCGGCGCACGGGCCAGCTGCTGGCCGCGCCGCCGACTGTTGGCGCGATGGATTTTGTGGGCTTGGTGGCCCTGCCGGCCGTGGCGGCCAGCCTGGCCGCCGCGAGCCAGCGGCTGGCCGGGTTAGCCGAGCCGCACCCGACCGACGTGCGCTGGGTAGCGGAAAATACTGAGCAGCTGCTGGGCCTGGAACTGCTGGCCGCCGCGCAGGCGCTCGACGAGCGGCGGGCGGCCTCCGGTGAGCCGGTACCGGCGGTGGTAGCCGCGTTGCGCGAGGTGGTTACCTTCGTGGCGCACGACCGGCTGCTGGCCCCCGACCTGCACCGCGCCGCCCGCTTCGTGCGGGAATACGAGTGGGCGTAA
- a CDS encoding gliding motility-associated C-terminal domain-containing protein codes for MNSFFLLARLLVLGWLLAGAGSAAAQCTLTPLPTGCTTPFVAVDVATGQPVDALCVGRAVRFEPGCGRSVATNLLYYNALPGTNATPPNCDFVPGQLAVNTFLPTAAGPISVSELANPSVAGGTGTVFVRNFQVYASPAPITTLIPCLHNAVGLTITTSGYDQYFAQVDAGALVGPLGPGTITLPAAPGSSITVIGRYLSNGLCEGRTTKIVPTPTPAQTPVLSRLTTQGPLPTSNIVLAVSNLPNDYYYRVERIDASGPHLVLLLSPNSTSGVVINPNSLPGQYRIGRVDYCRTDSAFSALVPTIELAGTSTNNVNNLSWQTAGPVDGYTLLRDGKTLATLPPSATTYADAAVSCGTSYVYQLQAAVAGSQSISNEVAVLATSTLPPDPPLLNASFDLLGRLTLTASGPGGAALPAGGQLLYSRQGGPGALDFAAVPTATDTLRDPANLAALLAAAPCYRVRLQDVCGNSSAPTPPTCPSLLTVTAADPEGLTAQLNWSAFQGPGSPAAPASYRVLTLAPDGTVLAASAPTAGLSYLDPTPPPDRQVLRYRLEVSGAGLPPGTVSYSNVATLARRPRLLVPNAFTPNGDGLNDVLELKGRYLNNFSFVIIDKNGQEVFRATDRAQTWDGTIRGHAPVNAAYVWHLQMLDETGQDFSQTGTVTILK; via the coding sequence ATGAATTCGTTTTTTCTCCTTGCGCGGCTGCTGGTGCTGGGGTGGCTGCTGGCCGGGGCTGGGTCGGCGGCGGCGCAGTGTACTCTTACCCCCCTACCCACGGGCTGCACTACCCCCTTCGTGGCCGTAGACGTGGCCACCGGGCAGCCGGTGGACGCCCTGTGCGTGGGCCGCGCCGTGCGCTTCGAGCCGGGCTGCGGCCGTTCAGTAGCAACCAATCTGTTGTATTACAATGCCCTGCCGGGTACCAACGCTACGCCCCCTAACTGCGACTTCGTGCCGGGCCAGCTGGCGGTCAATACCTTTCTGCCCACCGCGGCGGGGCCCATCAGCGTTTCCGAGCTGGCCAACCCCAGCGTGGCGGGCGGCACGGGCACGGTGTTCGTGCGCAATTTTCAGGTGTATGCCAGTCCGGCTCCCATCACTACTCTCATACCCTGCTTGCACAATGCGGTGGGCCTAACTATTACGACCAGCGGCTACGACCAATATTTTGCCCAGGTAGATGCCGGGGCGCTGGTGGGGCCGCTGGGGCCAGGCACGATTACGCTGCCGGCCGCCCCCGGCAGCAGCATTACCGTCATCGGCCGCTACCTCAGCAATGGCCTTTGCGAGGGCCGGACCACCAAAATCGTTCCGACTCCCACTCCGGCGCAAACTCCGGTGCTCAGCCGCCTGACTACGCAGGGGCCGTTGCCCACTAGCAATATAGTTCTAGCAGTCAGTAATTTACCTAATGACTACTACTATCGTGTGGAGCGCATTGATGCCAGCGGCCCGCACCTGGTATTGCTACTGTCGCCTAATAGCACGTCGGGGGTAGTAATTAATCCGAATTCCTTACCCGGTCAATACCGCATCGGCCGGGTTGATTACTGCCGCACCGACTCGGCCTTTTCGGCCCTGGTGCCGACCATTGAGCTGGCCGGCACTTCGACCAACAACGTCAATAACCTGAGCTGGCAAACGGCCGGGCCGGTAGACGGCTACACCCTGCTGCGCGATGGCAAAACCCTAGCCACCCTACCCCCCTCGGCCACTACCTACGCCGATGCGGCCGTGAGCTGCGGCACCAGCTACGTCTACCAGCTGCAAGCCGCCGTGGCAGGTAGCCAGAGTATTTCCAATGAGGTAGCCGTACTAGCTACCTCTACCCTACCCCCCGACCCGCCGCTGCTCAACGCCAGCTTCGACCTGCTGGGCCGGCTCACGCTCACGGCCAGCGGGCCGGGCGGCGCGGCGCTGCCGGCGGGTGGGCAGCTGCTGTACAGCCGCCAGGGCGGGCCGGGCGCGCTCGATTTTGCGGCCGTTCCCACCGCCACCGACACCCTGCGCGACCCCGCCAACCTGGCCGCGCTGCTGGCCGCCGCGCCCTGCTACCGCGTGCGCCTGCAAGATGTGTGCGGCAACTCTTCGGCCCCTACCCCCCCCACCTGCCCCAGCCTGCTGACCGTAACGGCCGCCGACCCCGAGGGCCTCACGGCGCAGCTGAATTGGTCGGCCTTTCAGGGGCCGGGCAGCCCAGCCGCGCCGGCCAGCTACCGGGTGCTCACCCTGGCCCCCGATGGCACGGTGCTGGCCGCTTCGGCCCCCACCGCCGGCCTGAGCTACCTCGACCCTACCCCCCCCCCCGACCGCCAGGTGCTGCGCTACCGGCTGGAAGTGAGCGGCGCGGGCCTGCCGCCCGGCACCGTGAGCTACTCCAACGTGGCCACCCTGGCGCGCCGCCCGCGCCTGCTAGTGCCCAATGCTTTCACGCCCAACGGCGACGGCCTCAACGACGTGCTGGAACTGAAGGGCCGTTACCTAAATAATTTTTCCTTCGTAATAATTGATAAGAATGGCCAGGAAGTATTCCGCGCCACCGACCGCGCCCAAACCTGGGACGGCACCATCCGGGGCCACGCGCCGGTGAACGCGGCCTACGTCTGGCACCTCCAGATGCTGGACGAAACCGGTCAGGATTTCAGCCAGACCGGTACCGTTACTATTTTAAAATAG